A genomic stretch from Carassius auratus strain Wakin chromosome 37, ASM336829v1, whole genome shotgun sequence includes:
- the kbtbd2 gene encoding kelch repeat and BTB domain-containing protein 2, which translates to MSEVGERRQVNTDYAVSVLEQLKFFYEQKLLTDITLLVEDSEFPCHKMVLATCSSYFRAMFMSGLSESKQTHVHLRNVDPITLQTIITYAYTGILVINDTTVEPLYETACFLQVEDVLLQCREYLVKKITAENCVRMLSIGDLFSCTELKQSAKRMVEHKFPVVYRQEAFLQLSHELLLDLLSSDNLNVEKEETVREAAMLWLEYNMEARSPYLSSVLSQIRIDALSEVTQRAWFKGLPPNDKSVVVQGLYKSMPKFFKPRLGMTKEEMLIFVEAEPPAESHPVVIGPRHTVVCYSPQAEKVYKLCNLPGDLQKVGTLVTPDNDVFIAGGQIPLKSTLATHGSKSGKLQAAYCSVDSFYWLDAQQNAWVAKTPMLYARTKPSLVYCQGFIYAIAGDNVGGELNKRTVERYDCERDEWSLSSPLPCAWSWSTAVTARDCIYVMTHDLMYCYFPRADTWVEMAMRQTSRCFASAAALGDFIFYIGGLHVVGNSGLRLPTSTIDGSSVTVEIYDVNKNEWRLAANIPAKRYSDPCVRAVVLLNTLCIFIRETHLNERAKYALYQYDLELDCWSLRQAVSERVLWDLGKDFRCAVGKLYPSCLDESPWKPPTYLFSPDGAEEFEVDEDMVSLPHV; encoded by the exons ATGTCGGAGGTTGGAGAGCGTCGGCAAGTCAACACAGATTATGCTGTTTCTGTGCTGGAACAGCTGAAGTTTTTCTACGAGCAGAAGTTGTTGACTGACATAACTTTGCTGGTGGAGGACAGTGAGTTCCCCTGCCATAAAATGGTGCTGGCCACCTGCAGCTCTTACTTcag GGCCATGTTTATGAGTGGGCTCAGTGAGAGCAAACAGACACATGTTCATCTTAGAAATGTTGACCCCATCACACTGCAGACCATCATAACCTATGCTTACACCGGGATCTTAGTCATCAACGACACCACTGTTGAACCTCTCTATGAGACGGCATGTTTTCTTCAG GTGGAGGATGTTTTACTGCAGTGTCGAGAATACTTGGTCAAAAAAATCACTGCTGAAAACTGCGTCCGCATGCTAAGCATTGGTGATTTGTTTAGTTGCACAGAGTTGAAGCAAAGTGCTAAGCGCATGGTGGAGCACAAATTTCCTGTCGTCTACCGACAGGAGGCTTTCCTGCAGCTCTCGCACGAGCTTTTGCTGGACCTCCTGAGCAGCGACAATCTCAATGTGGAGAAAGAGGAAACGGTACGTGAGGCGGCCATGCTTTGGCTGGAATACAACATGGAAGCACGTTCTCCGTATCTGTCCTCCGTCCTTAGCCAGATTCGAATTGATGCGCTTTCTGAGGTGACCCAACGTGCCTGGTTCAAAGGTCTTCCACCGAACGACAAATCAGTGGTAGTGCAAGGCCTGTACAAGTCTATGCCAAAGTTTTTTAAGCCCAGACTGGGAATGACCAAGGAAGAAATGCTTATTTTTGTAGAGGCTGAACCACCGGCTGAAAGCCACCCAGTCGTTATAGGTCCACGTCACACAGTGGTCTGTTACAGCCCTCAAGCAGAGAAGGTTTATAAACTGTGTAACCTGCCCGGAGACTTGCAGAAGGTTGGGACATTGGTCACCCCAGACAATGATGTGTTTATTGCCGGTGGACAGATACCACTGAAGAGCACTCTAGCTACCCATGGCAGCAAAAGTGGCAAGCTCCAGGCTGCCTACTGTTCAGTGGACAGCTTCTACTGGCTGGATGCCCAGCAGAATGCATGGGTGGCCAAAACGCCGATGCTATACGCTCGTACTAAACCATCACTGGTGTATTGTCAGGGTTTCATTTACGCTATTGCTGGTGATAATGTGGGTGGTGAGTTGAATAAGCGCACAGTGGAACGCTACGATTGCGAGCGGGACGAATGGAGCTTGAGCAGTCCTCTTCCCTGCGCGTGGAGTTGGAGCACAGCAGTAACAGCCCGGGACTGCATCTATGTCATGACACACGACCTCATGTACTGCTACTTCCCTCGAGCTGACACTTGGGTGGAAATGGCCATGCGGCAGACTAGTCGCTGCTTTGCTTCAGCTGCTGCGCTGGGAGACTTCATCTTCTATATTGGTGGTCTGCATGTTGTGGGCAACTCGGGTTTGCGTCTGCCAACAAGCACTATTGATGGCTCCTCTGTTACGGTAGAAATATATGATGTCAACAAAAACGAATGGCGTCTGGCTGCTAACATCCCAGCCAAGAGGTATTCTGACCCCTGTGTGCGTGCCGTGGTGCTACTGAATACGCTATGCATCTTTATACGTGAGACGCACTTAAACGAGCGGGCGAAGTATGCTCTCTATCAGTACGACCTGGAGCTTGATTGCTGGTCCTTGCGGCAGGCAGTGTCAGAACGTGTGCTCTGGGATCTTGGCAAAGATTTCCGTTGTGCTGTGGGTAAATTATACCCTTCCTGCCTTGATGAATCTCCCTGGAAGCCACCCACTTACCTCTTCTCTCCTGATGGAGCGGAGGAGTTTGAGGTGGATGAGGACATGGTGTCACTGCCTCATGTATAG
- the LOC113056280 gene encoding uncharacterized protein LOC113056280: MAAIATQDPTGSIASILHRPQYAQAPQRPGPLPSRILHPEEQFQLNQPFYVPTVQPFIPYQWSMSTPYVPYGGFHGLGYGMMPSLLLPQCLEVPGYMIPQTQLHMLDYRHLTPHVAPTIPLQTRRSHFQNGVPPGRVMVSSEVQTEPLCRTTDTHERAISHNCSESGRGTDSPVSTSPSSLDNKSVACPESTSMLTQNYNATNAINTTDLSAVPKSEILQAEHMHMKCDKMFYEHKKFQNKDNMELASHNETDLLQCSMGSVQSSGDVVLCSYQSLAFRKDKQRVEAGMLSYSRKHCLPACTEVTMLRNSPSCRTFKTYPKPTRSVITQRIKANKNSEMPFRAKSRDDVNIFNNVDFKILRLPFDIENHNQPCQLEASIWSVESLIPYVPSTEWMTDNGLLKTPQKPLSTLNEHVDIISKPNYVPEGKNLQPGASVKSHGRPCQLEASIWSVESLMPYVPSNEWMVENGFLTPQKPLGTLTEHGDIISKPNYVPEGKTLQPGASVKSHGRPCQLEASIWSVESLMPYVPSNEWMVENGFLTPPRPLGTLNEHGDIISKPNYVPEGKTLQPGASVKSHRRPCQLEASIWSVESLMPYVPSNEWMVENGILTPQKPLSPHIKSSDLLSKQNPSSTGTPTKNLQTCASTKHDSFNPSESRSPYRPSTSWLADFGNVYYYSKLPVVQQHPDLPEKQKPKMSLAISLESSPFRNGKNTNNQTPGIGVSVQNHCSFHTCKCKGKSSLRLAGSSMKSGQVSHSTLENELPFCPSCRYDEKGKDHRKPYFSDRFICKREETTELKNLYMKRATAGFHGTPKMTLGSHLTKCCAASRAKLSEKTGPCQDYQCLNPSPVQDSCGDLRWQIWEKSEEDWINNPNLRL, translated from the exons ATGGCTGCTATAGCAACACAAGATCCCACTGGCagtattgcaagtatacttcataGACCACAGTATGCACAGGCTCCTCAGCGCCCTGGTCCTCTGCCCTCCAGAATATTACACCCAGAAGAGCAGTTCCAGCTAAACCAGCCCTTTTACGTCCCCACTGTCCAGCCATTCATCCCATATCAATGGTCCATGTCAACTCCATATGTACCCTATGGTGGATTTCATGGATTAG gtTATGGCATGATGCCATCATTACTACTACCTCAGTGTTTAGAAGTTCCTGGATACATGATTCCTCAAACTCAACTTCACATGTTGGACTATAGACATCTGACCCCCCATGTGGCTCCAACTATTCCTCTTCAGACCCGCCGCTCACATTTTCAAAACGGTGTGCCCCCTGGTCGTGTGATGGTCAGCTCAGAGGTGCAAACTGAACCACTTTGTCGTACCACAGACACACATGAACGTGCAATATCTCACAATTGTTCTGAATCAGGTAGGGGTACTGACAGTCCAGTGTCAACATCACCCAGCTCCTTGGATAACAAATCCGTAGCTTGCCCTGAAAGTACATCCATGCTAACTCAAAATTACAATGCCACCAATGCTATCAACACTACTGATTTGTCTGCTGTTCCCAAGAGTGAAATCCTTCAAGCTGAACACATGCACAtgaaatgtgacaaaatgttttaTGAGCATAAGAAGTTTCAGAACAAGGATAACATGGAGCTGGCTAGTCATAATGAAACTGACCTTTTGCAGTGCAGCATGGGTTCTGTACAATCCTCAGGGGATGTTGTCTTGTGCTCTTACCAGTCATTAGCATTTAGGAAGGATAAACAGAGAGTTGAAGCTGGGATGTTAAGCTACTCCAGGAAGCATTGTCTCCCTGCTTGTACAGAAGTTACTATGTTGAGAAATTCTCCATCTTGTAGAACTTTTAAAACTTATCCTAAACCAACCAGATCTGTCATTACCCAAAGAATCAAAGCAAATAAAAACTCTGAGATGCCATTTCGTGCAAAGAGCAGAGATGATGTCAACATCTTCAATAACGTTGACTTTAAGATTCTGCGGCTgccatttgacattgagaaccATAACCAGCCTTGTCAGCTGGAAGCTTCTATCTGGTCAGTAGAGTCTCTGATACCTTATGTACCTTCAACTGAGTGGATGACCGATAAtgggcttttaaaaactccccaGAAACCTTTGAGCACACTGAATGAACATGTTGACATTATCTCAAAGCCAAATTATGTTCCTGAAGGGAAGAATCTACAACCTGGTGCATCAGTTAAATCTCATGGTCGTCCATGTCAGCTTGAGGCCTCTATCTGGTCCGTAGAATCGTTGATGCCTTATGTGCCTTCAAATGAGTGGATGGTTGAGAATGGGTTTTTAACTCCTCAGAAACCTTTGGGCACACTGACTGAACATGGTGACATTATCTCCAAGCCAAATTATGTTCCTGAAGGGAAGACTCTACAACCTGGCGCATCAGTTAAATCTCATGGTCGTCCATGTCAGCTAGAGGCCTCTATCTGGTCAGTAGAATCGTTGATGCCTTATGTGCCTTCCAATGAGTGGATGGTTGAGAATGGGTTTTTAACTCCTCCGAGACCTTTGGGCACACTGAATGAACATGGTGACATTATCTCCAAGCCAAATTATGTTCCTGAAGGGAAGACTCTACAACCTGGCGCATCAGTTAAATCTCATCGTCGTCCATGTCAGCTAGAGGCCTCTATCTGGTCAGTAGAATCGTTGATGCCTTATGTGCCTTCCAATGAGTGGATGGTTGAGAATGGGATTTTAACACCTCAGAAGCCACTGAGCCCACATATTAAATCTAGTGACCTTCTATCAAAGCAGAATCCGTCTTCCACTGGTACTCCAACAAAGAATCTACAAACTTGTGCATCTACCAAACATGACTCCTTTAACCCCTCTGAGTCCCGATCCCCATACCGTCCCTCAACAAGCTGGCTGGCTGACTTTGGTAATGTATACTACTACAGTAAACTACCTGTTGTACAGCAACATCCTGACCTTCCAGAGAAGCAGAAACCAAAGATGTCCCTTGCCATTAGTCTTGAATCATCTCCTTTCAGAAATGGGAAAAACACAAACAACCAAACACCAGGAATTGGCGTCTCTGTTCAGAATCACTGTTCATTTCATACTTGCAAGTGCAAAGGAAAAAGCAGTTTGCGGTTAGCTGGATCTTCCATGAAGTCTGGTCAGGTTTCTCATTCCACACTGGAGAATGAACTTCCCTTCTGCCCATCATGTAGATATGATGAGAAAGGAAAGGATCATAGAAAGCCTTATTTTTCGGACCGTTTTATCTGCAAAAGAGAGGAGACTACTGAATTGAAAAACTTATACATGAAAAGAGCTACTGCGGGATTCCATGGTACCCCAAAGATGACTTTAGGGAGTCATTTGACAAAATGCTGTGCTGCTTCTCGGGCTAAACTGAGTGAAAAGACTGGACCATGTCAAGATTACCAATGCCTTAATCCCAGCCCTGTTCAAGATAGTTGTGGGGACCTTAGATGGCAAATTTGGGAAAAGAGTGAGGAAGACTGGATTAACAATCCAAATCTGAGATTGTAA